A single Xenopus laevis strain J_2021 chromosome 3S, Xenopus_laevis_v10.1, whole genome shotgun sequence DNA region contains:
- the rab11a.S gene encoding RAB11A, member RAS oncogene family S homeolog, whose translation MGTRDDEYDYLFKVVLIGDSGVGKSNLLSRFTRNEFNLESKSTIGVEFATRSIQVDGKTIKAQIWDTAGQERYRAITSAYYRGAVGALLVYDIAKHLTYENVERWLKELRDHADNKIVIMLVGNKSDLRHLRAVPTDEARAFAEKNGLSFIETSALDSTNVEAAFQTILTEIYRIVSQTQMSDRRENDMSPSNNVVPIHVPPTTENKPKMQCCQNI comes from the exons TGGTTCTGATCGGAGACTCCGGTGTGGGGAAGAGTAATCTCTTGTCCAGATTCACACGCAATGAGTTCAACCTGGAGAGCAAGAGCACCATCGGGGTGGAATTCGCTACAAGAAGCATCCAGGTGGATGGCAAGACCATTAAAGCTCAGATCTGGGACACGGCCGGACAGGAGAGATACCGAGCCATCACTTCAGC GTATTACCGAGGAGCGGTGGGGGCCCTGCTGGTGTATGACATTGCCAAGCACTTAACCTATGAGAATGTAGAACGATGGCTAAAGGAACTAAGGGACCACGCAGACAATAAAATAGTTATCATGTTGGTGGGCAACAAAAGTGATCTGCGGCACTTGAGAGCTGTACCCACGGATGAAGCCCGTGCATTTGCAG aaaaaaatggattgtCCTTTATAGAAACCTCTGCACTGGATTCAACAAACGTGGAAGCTGCTTTCCAGACTATACTCACAG AGATCTATCGCATTGTGTCCCAGACGCAGATGTCAGACAGACGTGAGAATGACATGTCCCCAAGTAACAACGTGGTCCCCATCCACGTGCCCCCCACCACTGAAAATAAACCAAAGATGCAATGCTGTCAGAACATCTaa